The Prunus persica cultivar Lovell chromosome G8, Prunus_persica_NCBIv2, whole genome shotgun sequence genome includes a region encoding these proteins:
- the LOC18768257 gene encoding aspartic proteinase nepenthesin-1 has translation MAAAIILQCILSLGFFLACVCVNAAGKPNGLTMELIHVDSPASPLYPGNISYEEEIQRLTDRSIARAQHLHYTLASLGNNNVSQTIINPLDIRPRLEFHPYGSYLVQVGIGTFDATFPARSFNTYYLYTDTGSILTWALCEDCLKPGNQCFQTKEPPFPNSKSKSYVALCCNQNPFCKTGQCTGPYCSQHDVYMGGTVVNSILSAENFNFLSISGQPLMLPGVVFGCAYDTRKIGFGRLEEFKIAGILGLGYAPISFPLQQSYQTGKVFSMCLTRQREIQTYLRFGKDVPTPPGGLRVTKLVFFKDIPYYYVNLLDISVHGQKLLIDPNVFAVRNQGTSGGCIMDNGSSFTFLIRPAFNAVVQFLEMYFMRFPRLFKGGRPLGPPFELCYKWMTPLPPLPTLTFHFENADLVINPEDLFIKVNAEQQGNYLLCLAFIADDARTILGSVHQSNYLFIYDLNQKLLKFAPEDCSKNS, from the exons ATGGCAGCTGCAATAATATTGCAATGCATCCTATCACTTGGCTTCTTCCTTGCTTGCGTTTGCGTTAATGCCGCAGGGAAACCAAATGGCTTGACCATGGAACTCATCCATGTGGACTCGCCGGCATCACCTCTCTATCCGGGAAATATTTcttatgaagaagaaatccAAAGACTCACAGACCGATCCATTGCCCGAGCTCAACACCTTCATTACACCTTGGCATCCCTCGGTAACAATAATGTGTCACAAACTATAATCAACCCTCTTGACATTCGTCCAAGACTCGAATTTCACCCTTACGGCTCTTACCTTGTACAAGTTGGGATTGGGACTTTTGATGCAACTTTCCCGGCAAGGTCATTCAATACATACTACTTGTACACTGACACTGGAAGCATCCTCACATGGGCGCTGTGCGAGGATTGTCTCAAGCCTGGAAACCAAtgctttcaaaccaaagaaccCCCTTTCCCTAACAGCAAGTCCAAATCTTATGTTGCTCTCTGTTGCAATCAAAACCCGTTTTGCAAGACAGGCCAATGCACCGGTCCTTACTGCTCCCAGCACGATGTGTACATGGGCGGCACCGTTGTCAATTCTATTCTTTCAG ctgaaaatttcaactttttgTCAATTAGTGGGCAGCCACTGATGCTTCCAGGCGTAGTGTTTGGTTGTGCTTATGACACCAGGAAAATCGGTTTTGGAAGGCTGGAAGAGTTCAAGATTGCAGGAATATTGGGTTTGGGATATGCTCCGATTTCCTTTCCACTGCAACAATCCTATCAAACTGGTAAAGTATTCTCAATGTGCCTAACACGCCAAAGAGAGATCCAAACATATCTCAGATTTGGTAAGGACGTCCCCACACCACCAGGTGGTCTGCGTGTCACCAAATTAGTGTTCTTCAAAGACATACCATATTACTACGTCAATCTGTTGGACATAAGTGTGCATGGACAAAAGCTTCTCATAGACCCAAATGTGTTTGCTGTACGAAATCAGGGCACAAGTGGCGGCTGCATCATGGACAATGGTAGCTCATTTACTTTTCTCATCAGGCCTGCTTTTAATGCTGTGGTTCAGTTTCTGGAGATGTATTTCATGCGCTTTCCTCGCCTTTTTAAGGGTGGTAGGCCTCTTGGGCCcccttttgaactttgctacAAATGGATGACGCCGTTGCCACCTCTACCTACTTTGACATTTCACTTTGAAAATGCTGACCTTGTGATCAACCCAGAGGACTTATTCATAAAGGTGAATGCTGAGCAGCAGGGGAACTATCTCTTATGTTTGGCCTTCATCGCCGACGATGCTCGTACTATTCTTGGATCAGTGCACCAATCCAATTACTTATTCATATATGATCTTAACCAGAAGCTGTTGAAGTTTGCTCCTGAGGATTGTTCTAAGAATTCTTGA
- the LOC18768795 gene encoding heterogeneous nuclear ribonucleoprotein A1 yields the protein MGPGGPGGPGGPGGGGGGPGGGGWGGPGPGGPGGWGGPGPGGPGGWGGPGPGGPGGWGPGPGGPWGGGGFWGGPGFFGGFGDGLCNLVSSCFYCLCCCGLLQECFGGPRGGYGPPGPPPF from the exons ATGGGACCTGGCGGACCTGGCGGACCTGGCGGACCTGGCGGTGGAGGTGGAGGGCCAGGAGGAGGTGGCTGGGGAGGCCCTGGGCCTGGAGGACCTGGTGGCTGGGGAGGCCCTGGACCTGGAGGACCTGGTGGCTGGGGAGGCCCGGGACCTGGAGGACCTGGTGGCTGGGGCCCCGGGCCTGGGGGGCCATGGGGTGGCGGTGGTTTCTGGGGTGGACCTGGCTTTTTTGGGGGGTTTGGTGATGGATTATGCAACCTGGTATCTTCTTG CTTCTACTGCTTGTGCTGCTGTGGTTTGCTCCAAGAATGCTTTGGCGGCCCTCGTGGCGGATATGGTCCTCCCGGACCTCCTCCTTTCTGA
- the LOC18768838 gene encoding bidirectional sugar transporter SWEET9 produces the protein MAAPDAFLLASVFGILGNIVAFMVYLAPLPTFYRIFKKKSTEGFQSIPYSVALFSAMLMLYYAFLKTNAFMLITINSVGCIIETSYLVMYMIYAPAKTRIYTAKLLVLFNVGVYGVIVLSTYLIPNHFLRIKVVGWISVVFSVCVFAAPLSIMRLVIRTRSVEFMSFPLSFCLTLCAVMWFFYGLLVRDLFIAAPNILGFAFGLAQMIMYLMFKNSKKSMLPEFSLNQIPNVVAVNDIVASDSQLKTEDTKKSSEAEENQSTESMTNDRRAGDAAAAEPNESIV, from the exons ATGGCAGCCCCTGATGCTTTCCTCTTGGCCTCTGTTTTTGGTATTCTAG GTAACATCGTGGCCTTCATGGTGTACCTAGCGCCAct gcCAACATTTTATAgaattttcaagaaaaaatcaaCAGAAGGGTTCCAGTCCATACCTTATTCGGTGGCTCTGTTTAGCGCCATGCTTATGCTCTACTATGCCTTCCTCAAGACCAATGCTTTTATGCTCATCACCATCAACTCCGTTGGTTGCATCATAGAAACCAGTTACCTTGTAATGTACATGATTTATGCACCAGCAAAAACCAGG ATTTACACAGCAAAGCTTCTTGTCCTTTTTAATGTGGGGGTTTATGGTGTGATCGTATTGAGCACCTACCTAATTCCAAATCATTTTCTGCGGATTAAAGTTGTTGGGTGGATTAGTGTTGTGTTCTCTGTCTGTGTGTTTGCTGCTCCTCTGAGTATAATG AGGCTAGTTATTAGAACGAGGAGTGTGGAGTTCATGTCCTTCCCTTTGTCATTCTGCTTAACTCTCTGTGCTGTAATGTGGTTCTTCTATGGCCTTCTAGTGAGGGATTTGTTCATAGCG GCACCAAACATCCTCGGTTTCGCATTCGGGTTAGCGCAGATGATTATGTATCTGATGTTCAAGAACTCAAAGAAATCTATGTTACCAGAATTTAGCCTCAATCAGATACCAAATGTGGTTGCAGTAAATGACATTGTAGCAAGTGACAGTCAATTGAAAACAGAGGACACAAAGAAGAGTTCTGAAGCTGAGGAGAATCAGTCAACAGAGAGCATGACAAATGATAGAAGGGCTGGAGATGCAGCTGCTGCTGAGCCAAATGAATCAATTGTGTGA
- the LOC18768569 gene encoding tubby-like F-box protein 3 has translation MSLKSIFQDMKGEFGSISRKSFDVKFGIRSRSQRVVQDTTSFRVDALKQSCWANMPPELLRDVLMRIEASDDTWPPRKNVVSCAGVCRNWREIMKEIVKSPEVSGKLTFPISLKQPGQRGSLLQCYIKRSRSNQTYYLFLGLNQASTDDGKFLLAAKKCRRPTCTDYIISVNAEDVSKGNSGFVGKLRSNFLGTKFTIYDAQPTNTGAKVTKCRSTRLVNMKQVSPRVPAGNYPVAHIAYELNVLGSRGPRRMQCVMDAIPARAVEPGGVAPTQTEFLHSNPDSFPSLPFFRSTSTRMENFESGENGGMLVLRNKAPRWHEQLQCWCLNFNGRVTVASVKNFQLVASPENGVAAGQEHENVILQFGKVGKDVFTMDYQYPISAFQAFAICLSSFDTKIACE, from the exons ATGTCTTTGAAGAGTATATTTCAAGATATGAAAGGCGAGTTTGGGAGCATTTCTAGGAAAAGCTTTGATGTGAAATTTGGTATAAGATCAAGGTCTCAACGGGTGGTTCAGGATACCACCTCATTTCGAGTTGATGCTTTGAAGCAGAGTTGTTGGGCTAACATGCCACCGGAGCTTTTGAGGGATGTGTTGATGAGAATAGAGGCATCTGATGATACATGGCCTCCGCGGAAAAATGTAGTTTCTTGTGCTGGTGTTTGCAGGAATTGGAGAGAAATCATGAAAGAGATTGTGAAATCCCCAGAAGTTTCGGGCAAGCTGACATTCCCAATCTCTTTGAAGCAG CCTGGTCAAAGGGGATCCCTTCTTCAGTGTTATATAAAACGGAGTCGTAGCAACCagacatattatctttttctggGTTTAAATCAAG CCTCAACTGATGATGGGAAGTTCCTTCTTGCTGCAAAAAAGTGTAGACGCCCAACCTGCACAGACTACATCATCTCTGTAAATGCTGAGGATGTGTCAAAAGGGAACAGTGGCTTTGTCGGAAAGCTCAG ATCAAATTTTCTGGGCACTAAGTTCACAATCTATGATGCGCAACCTACTAATACTGGAGCCAAAGTCACTAAATGTCGTTCAACCAGGCTTGTAAATATGAAACAAGTCTCCCCCAGGGTTCCTGCTGGCAACTACCCTGTGGCCCACATTGCTTATGAGTTGAACGTCTTGGGTTCCAG AGGTCCGAGGAGAATGCAGTGTGTAATGGATGCCATCCCTGCCCGTGCTGTTGAGCCAGGAGGCGTGGCACCCACACAGACTGAATTTCTGCATAGCAACCCGGATAGTTTTCCATCCCTCCCTTTTTTCAGATCAACATCAACCCGGATGGAGAATTTCGAGTCTGGTGAGAATGGAGGTATGCTGGTATTGAGGAACAAGGCGCCTAGGTGGCATGAACAACTCCAGTGCTGGTGTCTCAACTTCAATGGACGAGTAACAGTTGCTTCCGTCAAGAATTTTCAGCTTGTTGCTTCCCCAGAGAACGGAGTTGCTGCTGGCCAGGAGCATGAGAATGTCATCCTCCAGTTTGGAAAAGTGGGCAAGGATGTATTCACCATGGATTATCAGTATCCAATCTCAGCCTTTCAGGCATTTGCAATTTGTCTGAGCAGCTTTGACACCAAGATTGCTTGTGAATGA
- the LOC18768819 gene encoding sodium/hydrogen exchanger 2: MGFPLVSALMRLGVKSTTTDEAPINSITLFVVLLCFCIVIGHLLEKSRWMTESVTALLIGLCTGIVILLNTEWKSSRVLVFNEDIFFIYLLPPIIFNAGFQVKKKRFFQNFMTIMLLGAVGSFISFVIVWLGSLHLFEKMDIGFLEMNDYLALGAILSATDTVCTLQVLNQDETPLLYSLVFGEGVVNDATSVVLFNAIQRFDLSHINSTIVMEFIGNFLYLFLTSTLLGIAVGLLSAYIMKKLYLGRHSTDREVALMILMAYLSYMVAELFDLSGILTVFFCGIVMSHYTWHNVTERSRVTTKHAFATLSFVSEIFIFLYVGMDALDIEKWKFVSESPGTSIGVSSILLGLVLIGRAAFVFPLCFASNLTRKHQSDKIGFKQQVTVWWAGLMRGAVSVALAYNWFTMSGHTQRRGNAVMITSTITVVLFTNVVCGLLTKPLVRWLLPQHKHSGSIMSSELLSSEMSLAMPLLTNGDDPKWDMAGDRIPRRTVLRMLLMTPVRSVHYYWRMFDDSFMRPVFGGRGFVPFAPGSPNEDIVHQSVLGEQQIVE; this comes from the exons ATGGGTTTCCCTTTGGTCTCTGCTTTGATGAGACTGGGGGTGAAATCGACGACCACCGACGAAGCTCCCATAAATTCCATAACTTTATTCGTGGTGCTCCTTTGTTTTTGCATTGTGATTGGTCATCTTCTGGAGAAAAGTCGATGGATGACTGAATCAGTCACTGCCCTTCTCATT GGCCTTTGTACTGGAATTGTTATTCTTCTAAATACCGAATGGAAAAGCTCACGCGTCTTAGTTTTTAATGAAGatattttcttcatatatCTTCTGCCACCTATTATATTCAATGCTGG ATTCCAGGTGAAAAAGAAGCGGTTTTTCCAGAACTTCatgacaatcatgttgttGGGTGCTGTTGGCAGTTTTATATCATTTGTCATTGTATGGCTAG GTTCGTTGCACTTATTCGAAAAAATGGACATTGGTTTCCTGGAGATGAACGATTATCTTG CACTTGGAGCAATCCTCTCGGCTACAGATACTGTTTGCACCCTTCAG GTGCTTAATCAAGATGAGACGCCTTTACTGTACAGTCTAGTCTTCGGAGAAGGTGTTGTAAATGATGCCACATCTGTGGTACTTTTCAATGCAATCCAGAGATTTGATCTCTCTCACATCAACTCAACCATTGTGATGGAGTTTATTGGCAATTTCTTATATCTGTTTCTGACAAGCACATTGCTGGGTATAGCT GTCGGATTGCTTAGTGCATACATCATGAAGAAGTTGTACCTTGGCAGGCACTCTACTGATCGTGAAGTTGCTCTTATGATTCTAATGGCTTATTTGTCATATATGGTGGCAGAA CTGTTCGATTTAAGTGGCATTCTTACTGTTTTCTTCTGCGGGATTGTCATGTCTCACTATACCTGGCACAATGTAACCGAAAGATCAAGAGTTACAACCAA GCATGCTTTTGCAACATTATCATTTGTTTCGGAGATTTTCATCTTCCTGTATGTTGGTATGGATGCCTTGGACATTGAGAAGTGGAAATTTGTAAGCGAGAG TCCTGGGACATCAATTGGAGTCAGTTCGATATTACTTGGCCTGGTTCTGATTGGAAGAGCTGCTTTTGTATTTCCCCTATGTTTTGCTTCGAACTTAACTAggaaacatcagagcgacaaAATTGGATTTAAGCAACAG GTAACGGTATGGTGGGCAGGACTCATGAGAGGTGCTGTATCTGTGGCTCTTGCTTATAATTGG TTTACAATGTCAGGCCATACTCAACGCCGTGGAAATGCAGTCATGATCACTAGTACAATCACAGTTGTTCTCTTCACCAATGTG GTGTGCGGATTATTGACTAAGCCTCTTGTAAGGTGGTTGTTGCCACAACATAAACACTCAGGCAGCATCATGTCCTCTGAATTATTATCATCTGAGATGTCTCTGGCTATGCCACTCCTCACTAATGGGGACGATCCAAAGTGGGATATGGCCGGTGATAGAATTCCACGTCGAACTGTTCTGCGTATGCTCTTGATGACACCGGTTCGTTCTGTGCATTACTACTGGAGAATGTTTGATGACAGTTTCATGCGTCCTGTTTTTGGCGGTAGAGGATTTGTGCCATTCGCTCCTGGTTCACCCAACGAAGATATTGTGCACCAATCGGTACTTGGGGAGCAGCAGATAGTAGAGTAA
- the LOC18768495 gene encoding protein TRANSPORT INHIBITOR RESPONSE 1, translating into MLKMANSFPEEVLEHVFSFIQSDSDRNSISMVCKSWYEIERWCRRRIFIGNCYAVSPRMMIRRFPDIRSIELKGKPHFADFNLVPEGWGGYVHPWIAAMADAYPWLEEIKLKRMVVTDETLELIAKSFKNFKLLVLSSCEGFSTDGLAAIAANCRNLRELDLHESDVEDLSGHWLSHFPDTYTSLVSLNIACLGSEFSFSSLERLVGRCPNLKSLRLNRAVPLDRLANLLHRAPQLVELGTGAYSAELRPDLFSNLAGSLSGCKELESLSGFWDVVPAYLPAIYSICPGLTSLNLSYATIPSPDLIKLVSQCPNLQRLWVLDYIEDVGLDALAVSCKDLRELRVFPSDPFVVEPNVLLTEQGLISVSEGCPKLQSVLYFCRQMSNDALITIARNQPNFTCFRLCIIEPRTPDYLTLEPLDVGFGAIVEHCKDLRRLSVSGLLTDRAFEYIGTHGKKLEMLSLAFAGDSDLGLHHVLSGCENLRKLEIRDCPFGDKALLANAAKLETMRSLWMSSCSVSYGACKLLGQKLPRLNVEVIDERGHPESRPESCPVEKLYIYRSVAGPRFDMPGFVWTMDEDSAVRVT; encoded by the exons ATGCTGAAAATGGCGAACTCGTTCCCAGAGGAGGTGCTAGAACACGTGTTCTCGTTCATACAGTCGGACTCGGACCGGAACTCGATCTCGATGGTGTGCAAGTCGTGGTACGAGATCGAGCGATGGTGCAGGAGGAGAATATTCATCGGGAACTGCTACGCCGTGAGCCCTAGGATGATGATCAGACGGTTCCCAGACATTAGATCCATCGAGCTTAAAGGGAAGCCTCACTTCGCCGACTTTAATCTGGTCCCTGAAGGCTGGGGTGGCTATGTCCACCCCTGGATCGCCGCCATGGCTGATGCCTACCCTTGGCTTGAGGAGATCAAGCTCAAGAGGATGGTTGTCACCGACGAGACCCTGGAGCTGATTGCCAAGTCTTTCAAGAATTTCAAGCTCCTTGTGCTTTCGTCTTGCGAGGGGTTCAGTACTGATGGCCTTGCCGCCATTGCTGCCAATTGcag GAATCTGCGGGAGCTGGACTTGCATGAGAGCGATGTGGAGGACCTGAGTGGGCATTGGCTCAGCCATTTCCCTGATACGTACACATCACTTGTTTCCCTTAACATTGCCTGCTTAGGGTCTGAGTTTAGTTTCTCTTCTCTGGAGCGCCTGGTGGGTAGGTGTCCCAATCTGAAGAGTCTCCGGCTCAATCGCGCTGTGCCTCTTGACAGGCTAGCCAATCTACTTCACCGGGCACCTCAGCTGGTTGAGTTAGGCACAGGGGCCTACTCAGCTGAGTTGCGGCCTGATCTCTTCTCAAACCTAGCAGGTTCGCTCTCGGGATGCAAGGAACTCGAGAGCCTATCTGGGTTTTGGGATGTGGTCCCAGCATATCTTCCAGCTATTTATTCTATCTGCCCCGGGCTGACATCACTAAATTTGAGTTATGCCACTATTCCAAGTCCCGATCTTATAAAGCTTGTTAGCCAATGTCCAAATCTGCAGCGCCTTTGG GTATTGGATTACATTGAAGATGTTGGCCTTGATGCCCTGGCAGTATCTTGCAAAGATCTACGAGAATTAAGGGTGTTTCCATCAGATCCGTTTGTAGTGGAACCAAATGTGTTGTTGACAGAGCAGGGCCTCATATCTGTTTCTGAGGGCTGTCCAAAGCTCCAGTCAGTTCTGTACTTCTGCCGGCAAATGTCTAATGATGCACTAATCACCATTGCAAGGAATCAACCTAACTTTACATGTTTTCGTCTTTGTATAATTGAGCCCCGAACTCCAGACTACCTTACCCTTGAGCCACTTGATGTGGGTTTTGGGGCCATTGTTGAGCACTGCAAGGATCTCCGGCGGTTGTCTGTCTCCGGTCTACTAACTGATCGTGCGTTTGAGTATATTGGAACACATGGAAAAAAGTTGGAGATGCTTTCTCTGGCCTTTGCTGGAGATAGTGACTTGGGGCTTCATCATGTATTGTCTGGGTGTGAGAATCTACGGAAACTGGAGATTAGGGACTGTCCTTTCGGTGATAAGGCTCTTTTGGCCAATGCTGCAAAGCTGGAGACAATGCGATCCCTTTGGATGTCTTCTTGCTCAGTGAGTTATGGAGCATGTAAGCTGCTAGGTCAGAAGTTGCCGAGGCTTAATGTTGAAGTTATAGATGAGAGGGGGCACCCGGAGTCCAGGCCGGAGAGCTGTCCTGTTGAGAAGCTCTACATTTATAGGTCCGTCGCTGGTCCAAGGTTTGACATGCCTGGCTTTGTTTGGACCATGGATGAAGATTCTGCAGTGAGGGTTACTTGA
- the LOC18767323 gene encoding F-box/kelch-repeat protein At3g18720, producing the protein MGRLYESHHEEDKSETNKNIPMLFLLGEFSGESNHAWLNPKNHTSNSKLIKFPELEDQTECLASGFGWLLIQSRNTSSLFFFNPFTRQRINLPYHHSVITAAAFSASPTSPDCIVFTYRMPSVFGVRIDTLLVGQETWTRHVFMRDPSLFGGSIQAIYNKGCFYCVDPYGKIATFDAKLRTWNIVRGNGFERAHSYFFEFNGEIFAVKKKSDSSFAEKLERLKVEGGTYGWEEVDLGCLGDDVTLFLGPYGSYAVPGLSNVVGMEKKKVFVADYRPQSKCLMYNKSNGFGMVADAGFFSWCYAPIWIQSS; encoded by the coding sequence ATGGGTCGTCTCTATGAATCTCATCACGAAGAGGACAAATCTGaaaccaacaaaaacattCCCATGTTGTTCTTGCTTGGAGAATTCTCTGGGGAATCAAATCATGCTTGGTTAAACCCTAAAAACCACACCTCCAACTCCAAGCTCATCAAATTTCCAGAACTTGAGGACCAAACGGAGTGTCTCGCATCCGGGTTTGGTTGGTTGCTCATACAGTCTCGCAACACCTCCtccctcttctttttcaacCCCTTTACGCGTCAAAGAATCAACCTCCCATACCACCACAGCGTTATCACTGCTGCTGCGTTTTCAGCCTCCCCCACCTCCCCTGATTGCATTGTTTTCACCTATAGGATGCCTAGCGTCTTTGGCGTCCGTATTGACACTTTGCTTGTGGGACAAGAAACTTGGACCCGTCATGTTTTCATGCGAGATCCAAGCTTATTCGGTGGTTCGATCCAAGCCATCTATAACAAGGGATGCTTCTATTGTGTGGATCCATATGGAAAAATTGCCACATTTGATGCTAAACTGAGGACTTGGAACATTGTTCGTGGCAATGGTTTTGAGAGGGCTCACAGTTATTTCTTTGAGTTCAATGGAGAAATCTTTGCAGTGAAGAAGAAATCAGATTCATCTTTTGCTGAGAAACTTGAGAGGCTCAAAGTGGAAGGAGGAACGTATGGATGGGAAGAGGTAGACTTGGGCTGCTTGGGTGATGATGTTACACTGTTTCTAGGTCCCTATGGTTCCTATGCTGTTCCAGGTTTAAGCAATGTTGTTgggatggagaagaagaaggtttTTGTGGCGGATTATAGGCCTCAATCCAAGTGTCTTATGTACAACAAGAGCAATGGTTTTGGGATGGTCGCTGATGCAGGATTCTTCTCTTGGTGTTATGCCCCAATTTGGATTCAAAGCTCCTAG
- the LOC18766785 gene encoding rRNA-processing protein FYV7 → MKNRYPKDEGNREKFNGSTSINKKKDSMKKKKKNMRRMGGQGLSLEAFANAKSNSSSYFNPALIKKQKEFYKNSKYVNKYKKSLKQQQSNLPLAIRPLEEENEFEHGDKESETENGGKKHNETEDGSKKENETEDGGKRSKNNNKKKRYGARNLIEVYEKKHEEEEKARRERDAIIQAKKEEREKAEARRKSVRGKMLKKTHKGQPVMKYRIEHLLETLQGSAKQT, encoded by the exons ATGAAGAACCGATACCCAAAAGACGAAGGAAACAGGGAGAAATTCAACGGCTCGACATCgatcaacaaaaagaaggatagcatgaagaagaagaagaagaacatgagGAGAATGGGTGGGCAAGGCCTTTCACTCGAGGCCTTCGCTAATGCCAAATCAAATAGCAGCAGCTACTTCAATCCTGCTTTGATAA AGAAGCAAAAGGAGTTTTACAAGAATTCCAAGTATGTGAACAAGTATAAGAAGTCACTGAAGCAACAGCAGAGCAATCTTCCATTGGCTATAAGACCCCTTGAG GAAGAGAATGAATTTGAACACGGTGATAAGGAGAGTGAAACTGAAAATGGTGGTAAGAAGCACAATGAAACTGAAGATGGTAGTAAGAAGGAGAACGAAACCGAAGATGGTGGTAAGAGGAGTAAGAAtaacaacaagaaaaagagGTATGGTGCTCGTAATTTAATAGAAGTGTATGAGAAGAAGcatgaagaggaagagaaagcaAGAAGGGAGAGGGATGCGATTATTCAGGCAAAGAAGGAAGAACGAGAGAAGGCCGAAGCTCGGAGGAAGTCTGTGAGGGGGAAGATGCTTAAGAAAACGCATAAAGGTCAGCCTGTTATGAAGTACAGAATTGAACATCTTTTGGAGACTCTTCAAGGTTCTGCAAAGCAAACATAG